Proteins encoded within one genomic window of Papio anubis isolate 15944 chromosome X, Panubis1.0, whole genome shotgun sequence:
- the ZNF75D gene encoding zinc finger protein 75D isoform X2 yields MHSPNLGSALVPPSTTTPKPKVSSVLMRMGIISRSQPMSWERRQCSWEEQQWPQASSGSQQSPNQWVCSRKNIGIHTGYYKNSWAGTLTKKPSLYMKESLLTFEDVAVYFSEEEWQLLDPPEKTLYNDVMQDIYETVISLGLKLKNDTGNDHPISVSTSEIQTSGCKVSKKTRMKIAQKTMGRENPGDTHSVQKWHRAFPRKKRKKLATCKQEFPKLMDLHGKGPTGEKPFKCQECGKSFRVSSDLIKHQRIHTGEKPYKCQQCDKRFRWSSDLNKHFMTHQGIKPYRCSWCGKSFSHNTNLHTHQRIHTGEKPFKCDECGKRFIQNSHLIKHQRTHTGEQPYTCSICKRNFSRRSSLLRHQKLHRRREACLLSSN; encoded by the exons ATGCACTCCCCAAATCTGGGCTCTGCTCTTGTTCCTCCCTCCACTACCACCCCAAAACCAAAAGTAAGTTCTGTGCTAATGAGGATGGGGATTATTTCTAGGTCACAGCCCATGAGCTGGGAAAGGAGGCAGTGCTCTTGGGAGGAACAGCAGTGGCCCCAGGCTTCAAGTGGAAGCCAGCAGAGCCCCAACCAATGGGTGTGTTCCAGAAAGAATATTGGAATACATACCGGGTACTACAAGAACAGCTGGGCTGGAACACTCACAAAGAAACCCAGCCTGTATATGAAAGAG AGTTTGTTGACATTTGAAGATGTGGCTGTGTATTTTTCTGAGGAAGAATGGCAATTATTGGATCCTCCTGAGAAGACTCTCTACAATGATGTAATGCAGGATATCTATGAGACTGTCATCTCTCTAG GGTTAAAGCTAAAAAATGACACTGGAAATGATCATCCTATATCTGTTTCTACAtcagaaatacaaacatcagGATGCAAAGTATCAAAAAAGACCAGAATGAAAATTGCCCAGAAAACAATGGGCAGGGAAAATCCTGGTGATACACACAGTGTACAGAAATGGCATCGAGCTTttccaaggaagaaaagaaagaaacttgcaACTTGTAAACAAGAGTTTCCAAAACTTATGGATCTTCATGGGAAAGGCCCCACAGGGGAGAAACCTTTTAAATGTCAGGAATGTGGGAAAAGCTTCAGAGTTAGCTCTGATCTTATTAAACaccagagaattcacactggagagaaaccctataaatgtcAACAATGTGACAAGAGGTTTAGATGGAGTTCAGATCTTAATAAGCACTTCATGACCCATCAAGGAATAAAACCATATAGATGCTCATGGTGTGGGAAAAGCTTTAGTCATAACACAAATCTACACACACACCAAAGAATTCACACAGGAGAGAAGCCCTTTAAATGTGATGAATGTGGAAAAAGATTCATTCAGAACTCCCACCTTATTAAACACCAGAGAACTCACACAGGTGAGCAGCCTTATACATGTAGCATATGCAAGAGAAACTTTAGTAGGCGATCAAGCCTTCTTAGACACCAGAAACTCCACAGAAGAAGGGAAGCATGTCTGCTGTCTTCAAACTGA
- the ZNF75D gene encoding zinc finger protein 75D isoform X1 codes for MTMRELKADSCSNPQMGAMWETSGSVNENFSQSKKYSAKIESLGPESACRHFWSFRYHEATGPLETISQLQKLCHQWLRPEIHSKEQILEMLVLEQFLSILPKETQNWVQKHHPQNVKQALVLVEFLQREPDGTKNESLLTFEDVAVYFSEEEWQLLDPPEKTLYNDVMQDIYETVISLGLKLKNDTGNDHPISVSTSEIQTSGCKVSKKTRMKIAQKTMGRENPGDTHSVQKWHRAFPRKKRKKLATCKQEFPKLMDLHGKGPTGEKPFKCQECGKSFRVSSDLIKHQRIHTGEKPYKCQQCDKRFRWSSDLNKHFMTHQGIKPYRCSWCGKSFSHNTNLHTHQRIHTGEKPFKCDECGKRFIQNSHLIKHQRTHTGEQPYTCSICKRNFSRRSSLLRHQKLHRRREACLLSSN; via the exons ATGACGATGAGAGAGCTGAAGGCGGATTCATGCTCAAACCCCCAGATGGGGGCTATGTGGGAGACTAGTGGGTCTGTGAATGAGAACTTCAGTCAGAGTAAGAAATACAGCGCAAAAATAGAGAGTCTTGGTCCTGAGAGCGCTTGCAGGCACTTCTGGAGCTTCCGTTATCATGAAGCAACTGGACCGCTTGAGACCATCAGCCAACTTCAGAAATTATGCCATCAGTGGCTGAGGCCAGAGATCCACTCAAAAGAGCAGATCTTGGAAATGCTGGTGTTAGAGCAGTTCCTGAGCATTCTGCCCAAGGAGACCCAGAACTGGGTGCAGAAGCATCATCCACAGAATGTCAAACAGGCTCTGGTCCTGGTGGAATTCTTGCAGAGGGAGCCTGATGGAACAAAGAATGAG AGTTTGTTGACATTTGAAGATGTGGCTGTGTATTTTTCTGAGGAAGAATGGCAATTATTGGATCCTCCTGAGAAGACTCTCTACAATGATGTAATGCAGGATATCTATGAGACTGTCATCTCTCTAG GGTTAAAGCTAAAAAATGACACTGGAAATGATCATCCTATATCTGTTTCTACAtcagaaatacaaacatcagGATGCAAAGTATCAAAAAAGACCAGAATGAAAATTGCCCAGAAAACAATGGGCAGGGAAAATCCTGGTGATACACACAGTGTACAGAAATGGCATCGAGCTTttccaaggaagaaaagaaagaaacttgcaACTTGTAAACAAGAGTTTCCAAAACTTATGGATCTTCATGGGAAAGGCCCCACAGGGGAGAAACCTTTTAAATGTCAGGAATGTGGGAAAAGCTTCAGAGTTAGCTCTGATCTTATTAAACaccagagaattcacactggagagaaaccctataaatgtcAACAATGTGACAAGAGGTTTAGATGGAGTTCAGATCTTAATAAGCACTTCATGACCCATCAAGGAATAAAACCATATAGATGCTCATGGTGTGGGAAAAGCTTTAGTCATAACACAAATCTACACACACACCAAAGAATTCACACAGGAGAGAAGCCCTTTAAATGTGATGAATGTGGAAAAAGATTCATTCAGAACTCCCACCTTATTAAACACCAGAGAACTCACACAGGTGAGCAGCCTTATACATGTAGCATATGCAAGAGAAACTTTAGTAGGCGATCAAGCCTTCTTAGACACCAGAAACTCCACAGAAGAAGGGAAGCATGTCTGCTGTCTTCAAACTGA
- the ZNF75D gene encoding zinc finger protein 75D isoform X5: protein MASKLILPESPSLLTFEDVAVYFSEEEWQLLDPPEKTLYNDVMQDIYETVISLGLKLKNDTGNDHPISVSTSEIQTSGCKVSKKTRMKIAQKTMGRENPGDTHSVQKWHRAFPRKKRKKLATCKQEFPKLMDLHGKGPTGEKPFKCQECGKSFRVSSDLIKHQRIHTGEKPYKCQQCDKRFRWSSDLNKHFMTHQGIKPYRCSWCGKSFSHNTNLHTHQRIHTGEKPFKCDECGKRFIQNSHLIKHQRTHTGEQPYTCSICKRNFSRRSSLLRHQKLHRRREACLLSSN from the exons ATGGCATCTAAACTCATCCTGCCTGAGTCCCCG AGTTTGTTGACATTTGAAGATGTGGCTGTGTATTTTTCTGAGGAAGAATGGCAATTATTGGATCCTCCTGAGAAGACTCTCTACAATGATGTAATGCAGGATATCTATGAGACTGTCATCTCTCTAG GGTTAAAGCTAAAAAATGACACTGGAAATGATCATCCTATATCTGTTTCTACAtcagaaatacaaacatcagGATGCAAAGTATCAAAAAAGACCAGAATGAAAATTGCCCAGAAAACAATGGGCAGGGAAAATCCTGGTGATACACACAGTGTACAGAAATGGCATCGAGCTTttccaaggaagaaaagaaagaaacttgcaACTTGTAAACAAGAGTTTCCAAAACTTATGGATCTTCATGGGAAAGGCCCCACAGGGGAGAAACCTTTTAAATGTCAGGAATGTGGGAAAAGCTTCAGAGTTAGCTCTGATCTTATTAAACaccagagaattcacactggagagaaaccctataaatgtcAACAATGTGACAAGAGGTTTAGATGGAGTTCAGATCTTAATAAGCACTTCATGACCCATCAAGGAATAAAACCATATAGATGCTCATGGTGTGGGAAAAGCTTTAGTCATAACACAAATCTACACACACACCAAAGAATTCACACAGGAGAGAAGCCCTTTAAATGTGATGAATGTGGAAAAAGATTCATTCAGAACTCCCACCTTATTAAACACCAGAGAACTCACACAGGTGAGCAGCCTTATACATGTAGCATATGCAAGAGAAACTTTAGTAGGCGATCAAGCCTTCTTAGACACCAGAAACTCCACAGAAGAAGGGAAGCATGTCTGCTGTCTTCAAACTGA
- the ZNF75D gene encoding zinc finger protein 75D isoform X4: MSWERRQCSWEEQQWPQASSGSQQSPNQWVCSRKNIGIHTGYYKNSWAGTLTKKPSLYMKESLLTFEDVAVYFSEEEWQLLDPPEKTLYNDVMQDIYETVISLGLKLKNDTGNDHPISVSTSEIQTSGCKVSKKTRMKIAQKTMGRENPGDTHSVQKWHRAFPRKKRKKLATCKQEFPKLMDLHGKGPTGEKPFKCQECGKSFRVSSDLIKHQRIHTGEKPYKCQQCDKRFRWSSDLNKHFMTHQGIKPYRCSWCGKSFSHNTNLHTHQRIHTGEKPFKCDECGKRFIQNSHLIKHQRTHTGEQPYTCSICKRNFSRRSSLLRHQKLHRRREACLLSSN, from the exons ATGAGCTGGGAAAGGAGGCAGTGCTCTTGGGAGGAACAGCAGTGGCCCCAGGCTTCAAGTGGAAGCCAGCAGAGCCCCAACCAATGGGTGTGTTCCAGAAAGAATATTGGAATACATACCGGGTACTACAAGAACAGCTGGGCTGGAACACTCACAAAGAAACCCAGCCTGTATATGAAAGAG AGTTTGTTGACATTTGAAGATGTGGCTGTGTATTTTTCTGAGGAAGAATGGCAATTATTGGATCCTCCTGAGAAGACTCTCTACAATGATGTAATGCAGGATATCTATGAGACTGTCATCTCTCTAG GGTTAAAGCTAAAAAATGACACTGGAAATGATCATCCTATATCTGTTTCTACAtcagaaatacaaacatcagGATGCAAAGTATCAAAAAAGACCAGAATGAAAATTGCCCAGAAAACAATGGGCAGGGAAAATCCTGGTGATACACACAGTGTACAGAAATGGCATCGAGCTTttccaaggaagaaaagaaagaaacttgcaACTTGTAAACAAGAGTTTCCAAAACTTATGGATCTTCATGGGAAAGGCCCCACAGGGGAGAAACCTTTTAAATGTCAGGAATGTGGGAAAAGCTTCAGAGTTAGCTCTGATCTTATTAAACaccagagaattcacactggagagaaaccctataaatgtcAACAATGTGACAAGAGGTTTAGATGGAGTTCAGATCTTAATAAGCACTTCATGACCCATCAAGGAATAAAACCATATAGATGCTCATGGTGTGGGAAAAGCTTTAGTCATAACACAAATCTACACACACACCAAAGAATTCACACAGGAGAGAAGCCCTTTAAATGTGATGAATGTGGAAAAAGATTCATTCAGAACTCCCACCTTATTAAACACCAGAGAACTCACACAGGTGAGCAGCCTTATACATGTAGCATATGCAAGAGAAACTTTAGTAGGCGATCAAGCCTTCTTAGACACCAGAAACTCCACAGAAGAAGGGAAGCATGTCTGCTGTCTTCAAACTGA
- the ZNF75D gene encoding zinc finger protein 75D isoform X3, translating to MSNRLWSWWNSCRGSLMEQRMRSQPMSWERRQCSWEEQQWPQASSGSQQSPNQWVCSRKNIGIHTGYYKNSWAGTLTKKPSLYMKESLLTFEDVAVYFSEEEWQLLDPPEKTLYNDVMQDIYETVISLGLKLKNDTGNDHPISVSTSEIQTSGCKVSKKTRMKIAQKTMGRENPGDTHSVQKWHRAFPRKKRKKLATCKQEFPKLMDLHGKGPTGEKPFKCQECGKSFRVSSDLIKHQRIHTGEKPYKCQQCDKRFRWSSDLNKHFMTHQGIKPYRCSWCGKSFSHNTNLHTHQRIHTGEKPFKCDECGKRFIQNSHLIKHQRTHTGEQPYTCSICKRNFSRRSSLLRHQKLHRRREACLLSSN from the exons ATGTCAAACAGGCTCTGGTCCTGGTGGAATTCTTGCAGAGGGAGCCTGATGGAACAAAGAATGAG GTCACAGCCCATGAGCTGGGAAAGGAGGCAGTGCTCTTGGGAGGAACAGCAGTGGCCCCAGGCTTCAAGTGGAAGCCAGCAGAGCCCCAACCAATGGGTGTGTTCCAGAAAGAATATTGGAATACATACCGGGTACTACAAGAACAGCTGGGCTGGAACACTCACAAAGAAACCCAGCCTGTATATGAAAGAG AGTTTGTTGACATTTGAAGATGTGGCTGTGTATTTTTCTGAGGAAGAATGGCAATTATTGGATCCTCCTGAGAAGACTCTCTACAATGATGTAATGCAGGATATCTATGAGACTGTCATCTCTCTAG GGTTAAAGCTAAAAAATGACACTGGAAATGATCATCCTATATCTGTTTCTACAtcagaaatacaaacatcagGATGCAAAGTATCAAAAAAGACCAGAATGAAAATTGCCCAGAAAACAATGGGCAGGGAAAATCCTGGTGATACACACAGTGTACAGAAATGGCATCGAGCTTttccaaggaagaaaagaaagaaacttgcaACTTGTAAACAAGAGTTTCCAAAACTTATGGATCTTCATGGGAAAGGCCCCACAGGGGAGAAACCTTTTAAATGTCAGGAATGTGGGAAAAGCTTCAGAGTTAGCTCTGATCTTATTAAACaccagagaattcacactggagagaaaccctataaatgtcAACAATGTGACAAGAGGTTTAGATGGAGTTCAGATCTTAATAAGCACTTCATGACCCATCAAGGAATAAAACCATATAGATGCTCATGGTGTGGGAAAAGCTTTAGTCATAACACAAATCTACACACACACCAAAGAATTCACACAGGAGAGAAGCCCTTTAAATGTGATGAATGTGGAAAAAGATTCATTCAGAACTCCCACCTTATTAAACACCAGAGAACTCACACAGGTGAGCAGCCTTATACATGTAGCATATGCAAGAGAAACTTTAGTAGGCGATCAAGCCTTCTTAGACACCAGAAACTCCACAGAAGAAGGGAAGCATGTCTGCTGTCTTCAAACTGA
- the ZNF75D gene encoding zinc finger protein 75D isoform X6, producing the protein MQDIYETVISLGLKLKNDTGNDHPISVSTSEIQTSGCKVSKKTRMKIAQKTMGRENPGDTHSVQKWHRAFPRKKRKKLATCKQEFPKLMDLHGKGPTGEKPFKCQECGKSFRVSSDLIKHQRIHTGEKPYKCQQCDKRFRWSSDLNKHFMTHQGIKPYRCSWCGKSFSHNTNLHTHQRIHTGEKPFKCDECGKRFIQNSHLIKHQRTHTGEQPYTCSICKRNFSRRSSLLRHQKLHRRREACLLSSN; encoded by the exons ATGCAGGATATCTATGAGACTGTCATCTCTCTAG GGTTAAAGCTAAAAAATGACACTGGAAATGATCATCCTATATCTGTTTCTACAtcagaaatacaaacatcagGATGCAAAGTATCAAAAAAGACCAGAATGAAAATTGCCCAGAAAACAATGGGCAGGGAAAATCCTGGTGATACACACAGTGTACAGAAATGGCATCGAGCTTttccaaggaagaaaagaaagaaacttgcaACTTGTAAACAAGAGTTTCCAAAACTTATGGATCTTCATGGGAAAGGCCCCACAGGGGAGAAACCTTTTAAATGTCAGGAATGTGGGAAAAGCTTCAGAGTTAGCTCTGATCTTATTAAACaccagagaattcacactggagagaaaccctataaatgtcAACAATGTGACAAGAGGTTTAGATGGAGTTCAGATCTTAATAAGCACTTCATGACCCATCAAGGAATAAAACCATATAGATGCTCATGGTGTGGGAAAAGCTTTAGTCATAACACAAATCTACACACACACCAAAGAATTCACACAGGAGAGAAGCCCTTTAAATGTGATGAATGTGGAAAAAGATTCATTCAGAACTCCCACCTTATTAAACACCAGAGAACTCACACAGGTGAGCAGCCTTATACATGTAGCATATGCAAGAGAAACTTTAGTAGGCGATCAAGCCTTCTTAGACACCAGAAACTCCACAGAAGAAGGGAAGCATGTCTGCTGTCTTCAAACTGA